One genomic window of Rhinolophus ferrumequinum isolate MPI-CBG mRhiFer1 chromosome 23, mRhiFer1_v1.p, whole genome shotgun sequence includes the following:
- the C23H20orf204 gene encoding uncharacterized protein C20orf204 homolog, which translates to MVPPKTALWALLLVLLGIAPVWAGLRTCSVPDVLLHYRAVIFEDLQAAVRQAGPGAEGSGPGPRHLPVIPENQTRAPSPGRWRRVGASCSAQKEHNILRSIASLGRTLRGAVAGSHGGALEKAAWTVALRTEAVMRRHCWTLHQRSQRPQTRPGRRRGSRRRLLLRALDAVATCWEKLFALRASAAQGS; encoded by the exons ATG GTGCCCCCCAAGACAGCGCTGTGGGCGCTACTGCTGGTGCTGCTGGGCATCGCGCCAGTCTGGGCGGGGCTCCGCACCTGCAGTGTCCCCGACGTCCTGCTCCACTACCGCGCTGTCATCTTTGAGGACCTGCAGGCAGCTGTGCggcaggcagggccaggggcCGAAGGGAGCGGGCCAGGCCCCAGACACCTGCCTGTCATTCCGGAAAACCAGACTAGAGCACCCTCCCCCGGTCGGTGGAGGCGGGTGGGAGCCTCCTGCAGTGCCCAGAAG GAGCACAATATCCTAAGGTCCATCGCATCCCTGGGTCGGACCCTGCGCGGGGCAGTGGCTGGGAGCCACGGCGGGGCACTGGAGAAAGCGGCATGGACCGTGGCCCTGCGCACCGAGGCGGTGATGCGGCGCCACTGCTGGACGCTGCACCAG CGGAGCCAGCGGCCCCAGACACGTCCCGGCCGGCGTCGCGGCAGCCGGAGGCGGCTCCTACTGCGCGCCCTGGACGCCGTCGCCACCTGCTGGGAGAAGCTCTTTGCGCTGCGCGCCTCGGCCGCGCAGGGCTCCTAG